In a single window of the Massilia oculi genome:
- the gspE gene encoding type II secretion system ATPase GspE has product MNNLLPYAFARDHGVLARGNGEPGQSVEVLVSSNTAPAAIAEVSRRFGRIQLRRLDRDELDTAIAGAYAGGGGDASQVVDEFDADLDLTKLLQDVPAIEDLLESSDDAPVIRMINALLTQSLREGASDIHIEPFEQTSVVRFRIDGALRDIVRPKKAIHASLISRIKIMSQLDIAEKRLPQDGRITLRVGGKPVDVRVSTLPTGHGERAVLRLLDKEAGRLDLSHLGMAEDMLPQFDRLINQPHGIVLVTGPTGSGKTTTLYAALSRLNASTTNIMTVEDPIEYDLNGVGQTQVNARIDMTFAKALRAILRQDPDVIMIGEIRDLETAQIAVQASLTGHLVLATLHTNDAASAVTRLLDMGIEPFLLSSSLLGVMAQRLVRKLCSQCKTFDGSTWHAVGCERCGHTGYHGRVGVYELLETTEQIRSQIHNRASEAEIRDAALATGMKTMRDDGERWLADGTTTRAELVRVTKD; this is encoded by the coding sequence ATGAACAATCTCTTGCCCTATGCCTTTGCCCGCGACCACGGCGTGCTGGCGCGCGGCAATGGTGAACCGGGCCAGAGCGTCGAAGTGCTGGTGTCCAGCAACACCGCGCCTGCCGCCATCGCCGAGGTGTCGCGCCGTTTCGGCCGCATCCAGCTGCGCCGCCTCGATCGCGACGAGCTCGACACGGCCATCGCCGGCGCCTATGCCGGCGGCGGCGGCGATGCGTCGCAGGTGGTCGACGAATTCGACGCCGACCTCGACCTGACCAAGCTGCTGCAAGACGTGCCCGCCATCGAAGACCTGCTGGAATCGTCCGACGATGCGCCGGTGATCCGCATGATCAATGCGCTGCTCACGCAATCGCTGCGCGAAGGCGCGTCCGACATCCACATCGAGCCGTTCGAGCAGACCTCGGTGGTGCGCTTTCGCATCGACGGTGCGCTGCGCGATATCGTGCGCCCGAAAAAGGCGATCCACGCCTCGCTGATCTCGCGTATCAAGATCATGTCGCAGCTCGACATCGCCGAGAAACGCCTGCCGCAGGATGGCCGCATCACCCTGCGCGTGGGCGGCAAGCCGGTCGACGTGCGCGTCTCGACCCTGCCCACCGGCCACGGCGAGCGCGCCGTGCTGCGTCTGCTCGACAAAGAGGCGGGACGCCTCGACCTGTCGCACCTGGGCATGGCCGAAGACATGCTGCCGCAGTTCGACCGCCTGATCAACCAGCCGCACGGGATCGTGCTGGTGACCGGCCCGACCGGTTCCGGCAAGACCACCACCCTGTACGCGGCGCTGTCGCGCCTGAACGCGTCGACCACCAATATCATGACGGTGGAAGACCCGATCGAGTACGACCTGAACGGCGTCGGCCAAACACAGGTCAATGCCCGCATCGACATGACGTTCGCGAAAGCGCTGCGCGCCATCCTGCGCCAGGACCCCGACGTGATCATGATCGGCGAGATCCGCGACCTGGAGACGGCGCAGATCGCGGTGCAGGCCTCGCTCACGGGCCACCTGGTGCTGGCCACCCTGCACACCAACGACGCCGCTTCGGCGGTCACGCGCCTGCTGGACATGGGCATCGAACCGTTCCTGCTGTCCTCGTCGCTACTGGGCGTGATGGCCCAGCGCCTGGTGCGCAAGCTCTGCTCGCAATGCAAGACCTTCGACGGTTCCACCTGGCATGCGGTCGGCTGCGAACGCTGCGGCCACACGGGCTATCACGGCCGGGTCGGTGTCTACGAGCTGCTCGAGACCACCGAGCAGATCCGCTCCCAGATCCACAACCGCGCCTCCGAGGCCGAGATCCGCGATGCGGCGCTGGCAACCGGCATGAAGACCATGCGCGACGACGGCGAACGCTGGCTGGCGGACGGCACCACCACGCGCGCCGAACTGGTGCGGGTGACGAAGGATTAA
- the gspD gene encoding type II secretion system secretin GspD has protein sequence MKKTDRSTFAHPKLPALQLPALQLRAQRLAAGAMLCCAATLVALPLPLPALAQESANAAALSFVNADIESVIKAIGHYTGMTFIIDPRVKGTLTLVSEKSLSKSEAFGLLTSTLRLQGFAVVTSGDGYAKVVPEAEAKLQSSPTQVGGVRSSKATGDQIATQVFYLSYESAANLTAVLRPLISPNNSIMANPGNNTLVVTDYADNLRRLARIIAALDAPVAADLDVIPIRNAIASDIAQLVTRLMEPAAGGDSGRVTVLADPRTNSVVIRAPSQARANLAKSLIARLDQESSSKGNIHVVYLKNAEATRVAQTLRAVVSQDASAMPQQQQGTQGSSITSGTGSQAGQGGQGGLGGQGGLQGSTGIGGTGNTFAQQGQQGAQGGGQGSGFIQADASTNSLIITAPDAVYRNLRSVIDQLDVRRAQVYIEALVVEVTSNKASEFGVQWVGATGDSDSKYRFGGLQNFTGGGSGNSIVNLALAASQAGSTGTNGTTIPTLPSGLTFGLFRQVGGELGLGAVARALESDGNANILSTPNMITLDNELATIKVGQNVPIITGSFATNSTTGGGNPFQTVDRQDVGLLLRVRPQISEGGTIKMAIYHENSSVDASTRNAESGLTTNVRAIESNVLADDGQIIVLGGLIEDSEGDGEEKVRGLGDIPVIGNLFKYRTRSRVKTNLMVFLRPVVVRSKEASNSIAMDRYDYMRAAGAAAQLESTPLLRDLGAPQLPPLVGGQPPAGGGMATMPVQRQPAPNAAPGASNDGAPSRHQGTAPGAGLSEPGSGAVMPGAAVPASPTRPVQQPNGE, from the coding sequence ATGAAGAAAACAGACCGCTCCACCTTCGCGCACCCCAAACTTCCGGCCCTGCAGCTGCCGGCCTTGCAGTTGCGGGCCCAGCGCCTGGCCGCCGGCGCCATGCTGTGCTGCGCCGCCACCCTGGTCGCGCTGCCGCTGCCGCTGCCCGCGCTGGCGCAAGAAAGCGCGAACGCCGCTGCCTTGAGCTTCGTCAATGCCGACATCGAGTCGGTGATCAAGGCGATCGGCCACTATACCGGCATGACCTTCATCATCGACCCGCGCGTCAAGGGCACGCTCACCCTGGTGTCCGAGAAATCGCTGAGCAAGAGCGAAGCCTTCGGCCTGCTCACCTCGACCCTGCGCCTGCAGGGCTTCGCGGTCGTTACCAGCGGCGACGGCTACGCCAAGGTGGTGCCCGAGGCCGAGGCCAAGCTGCAGTCATCGCCCACCCAGGTCGGCGGCGTGCGCTCCAGCAAGGCCACCGGCGACCAGATCGCGACCCAGGTGTTTTATCTGTCCTACGAGTCGGCCGCCAACCTCACCGCCGTGCTGCGTCCGCTGATTTCGCCCAACAACTCGATCATGGCGAACCCGGGCAACAACACGCTGGTCGTCACCGACTATGCCGACAACCTGCGCCGCCTGGCGCGCATCATCGCCGCGCTCGACGCGCCGGTGGCGGCCGACCTCGACGTCATCCCGATCCGCAACGCGATCGCCAGCGACATCGCCCAGCTTGTCACGCGCCTGATGGAACCGGCTGCCGGCGGCGACTCGGGCCGGGTCACGGTGCTGGCCGATCCGCGCACCAACTCGGTCGTGATCCGCGCGCCGTCGCAGGCGCGCGCCAACCTGGCCAAGAGCCTGATCGCCCGCCTGGATCAAGAGAGCTCGAGCAAGGGCAATATCCACGTGGTCTACCTCAAGAATGCGGAAGCCACGCGCGTGGCCCAGACCCTGCGCGCCGTGGTGTCGCAGGATGCATCGGCGATGCCGCAGCAGCAGCAAGGCACGCAAGGCAGCTCGATCACCTCCGGCACCGGCAGCCAGGCGGGCCAGGGCGGGCAGGGCGGCCTCGGCGGGCAGGGGGGGCTGCAGGGCAGCACTGGCATCGGCGGTACCGGCAACACCTTCGCCCAGCAGGGCCAGCAAGGCGCCCAGGGCGGCGGCCAGGGCTCGGGCTTCATCCAGGCCGACGCCTCGACCAACAGCCTGATCATCACCGCGCCGGATGCGGTGTACCGCAACCTGCGCTCCGTGATCGACCAGCTCGACGTGCGCCGGGCCCAGGTCTATATCGAGGCGCTGGTGGTCGAAGTCACCTCCAACAAGGCCTCCGAATTCGGCGTGCAGTGGGTCGGCGCCACCGGCGATTCCGACAGCAAATACCGTTTCGGCGGCCTGCAGAACTTCACCGGCGGCGGCTCGGGCAACAGCATCGTCAACCTGGCGCTGGCGGCGAGCCAGGCCGGCAGTACCGGCACCAATGGCACCACGATACCGACGCTCCCGAGCGGCCTGACTTTCGGGCTGTTCCGCCAGGTCGGCGGCGAACTCGGCCTGGGCGCGGTGGCGCGCGCGCTGGAATCCGACGGCAACGCCAACATCCTGTCGACGCCGAACATGATCACGCTCGACAACGAGCTGGCGACCATCAAGGTCGGCCAGAACGTGCCGATCATCACCGGTTCGTTCGCGACCAACAGCACCACCGGCGGCGGCAACCCGTTCCAGACCGTCGACCGGCAAGACGTGGGCCTGCTGCTGCGCGTGCGGCCGCAGATCTCGGAAGGCGGTACCATCAAGATGGCGATCTACCACGAAAACTCGAGCGTGGACGCCTCGACCCGCAATGCCGAGTCGGGCCTGACCACGAACGTGCGCGCGATCGAGAGCAATGTGCTGGCCGACGACGGCCAGATCATCGTGCTTGGTGGCCTGATCGAGGACAGCGAAGGCGATGGCGAAGAGAAAGTGCGCGGCCTGGGCGACATCCCGGTGATCGGCAACCTGTTCAAGTACCGTACCCGCAGCCGCGTGAAGACCAACTTGATGGTGTTCCTGCGGCCGGTGGTGGTGCGCAGCAAGGAAGCCTCGAATTCGATCGCGATGGACCGCTACGACTACATGCGCGCGGCCGGCGCCGCGGCCCAGCTCGAATCGACGCCGCTGCTGCGCGACCTCGGCGCGCCGCAACTGCCGCCGCTGGTGGGTGGCCAGCCGCCAGCCGGCGGCGGCATGGCGACCATGCCGGTCCAGCGCCAGCCTGCGCCGAACGCGGCGCCGGGCGCGTCCAACGATGGCGCGCCATCGCGCCATCAGGGAACCGCCCCGGGGGCGGGCCTGTCTGAACCAGGATCGGGCGCGGTCATGCCCGGCGCGGCAGTACCCGCGTCGCCAACCCGTCCGGTGCAGCAACCGAACGGGGAGTAA